Part of the Streptomyces sp. RFCAC02 genome is shown below.
ACTCACGGGCGAACTTGACGGCGTGGCCGATCAGGGCGCGGCCGACGCCTTGGCCCCGATGTGCCGGAGCGATTTCGATGTCCTCGATGGCCAGCCGTCGGTTCCACGAAGCGTAGGAGACAGTGGCGAAGCCTGCCAGACTGCCGTCGGTGTCGACGGCGACGAAGGTGCGGCTGTTCGGATCCCCCTCGGCCACGGGCGAATCGGCGTCGTCGGTGTTCTCGGCTGGGAAGACCTTGTGGATGGGCGGGTCCACCGGGATTTCCTGGAGGGCGAACCCATTCTCGGTGATGGCCACCTGGAAGACGGTGTGGGTGGTGAAGGATCCGTCGAGTGCCTTGATGGCCTCGGTGTCTTCAGGCCGGGCAGTGCGGAACTCGTAGTCCATGTCGTCAACAGTCGTCATGGTATG
Proteins encoded:
- a CDS encoding GNAT family N-acetyltransferase codes for the protein MTTVDDMDYEFRTARPEDTEAIKALDGSFTTHTVFQVAITENGFALQEIPVDPPIHKVFPAENTDDADSPVAEGDPNSRTFVAVDTDGSLAGFATVSYASWNRRLAIEDIEIAPAHRGQGVGRALIGHAVKFARESGAGHIWLEVTNINAPAIHAYHRMGFTFCGLDTTLYDGTPSSGEQALYMGMPCP